The Streptomyces sp. NBC_00483 genome contains the following window.
GAGACTCAGGACGGGTTATGGGCCCGTGCCCCGGACCAAGGGCTCCGGACCGAGAGCGACGCCAGATGTCTTCGGCTTCAATGATGCTGCGTGGTGTATGGCGCAGGAACCGAGACCGTCGCCCCCAATCCGGGCACGGAGTACGTAGGTAACGGCACCGGCCTTCCAGCCGGATCAAGTCGAGATTCATGGCATCGACGAAACGGGTTCGCGACACGTCAACGTTCGTGAGCACCATGCGGGTTGTGTCCGTTCCTGAAAGCTCCTCCACCGCGACAGCTCGCCCCTCGGATCCAGCCTCTGGCGAACCGAAGAACTCATCGGGCGCCAACACGAGAAACGGGTAGTCAACGTTGCGAACCATGTTCCCGAGCTTGAGCCGAGTCGCACCACGGCGACCAGCCACGAGCTCCGCCAAGTTGACTACGTACTCGCCGTTCAGGCGCAGTGTGACGCTGTGTTCCCAGCGCGCGCCTGAGCAGTCGACACGGCCCGCTTCGACATGTACATCCACCGGACCATCGAACCGGGCACCCTTCAGCGACAGGAGACGGTGACAGCTGAACTTCGACGTGTGCCACCTTTCCTGGAAGTTGGCCCTGTCGAACGAGGCCACCCCCGAGAACGTCGCTCCCTCGAACTCGGCATCCCCCAAGAACCTCGCACCGCCGAACCAGGCCCCTTTCGGGAACGTCGCTCCCTCGAACCAGGCACCCCCTGAGAACGTGGCCTTGCTGAACCAGGGAGTCTCCGGGAACGTCGCCCCTTCGAACCAGGCATCCGCCGAGAACATCGCCTTGCTGAACCAGGGAGTCCCCGAGAACGTCGCCTCCTTGAACCAGGCATCCCCCGAGAACGTCGCCCCGCCGAACCCTGCCTCCCCTGAGAACGTCGCCCCCTCGAACCAGGCATCCCCCGAGAACGTCGCCCCGTTGAACCCCGCATCCCCTGAGAACGTCGCCTCCTCGAACCCGACTGACCCGTAGCGGCCTTCAAGGCATTCCGATATAGCTTCCAGAACTTCTGTACCAAGAATGGTGCGACGCAGGTCAAGCGGTACACCCGGGGCGAGGCTACCTAGGTACGACGCCCGCTCCTCGGGCCCAGCATGCTGAAGGCACGCCGTGACATCGGCTCCACCAACTCGAACGGATTGCCAGGTTCTTGAGGCAGCATCCCAGACCACCAACGAGCGACCCGAACATCCCTCAACAACGCCGCACGCTAGCTCGTCGCGCCAAGGGATGACGTCGACCACGCCGAGATACGGGTCGTGTCCTCCCGCGGGAGGCGGAACAGGCTGTGTCATGCCTCCCATCCAAGAACAGCCGCCGAGGGAAGATCCAGAGAACCTCAGAACTTCACGGCACACCCGTGACACCGGTACGAGCTGCTCCCTCCTCCAGGCAGATTTCAGCGATGGAACTCTCTACTCCCGGTGAATGCGCGGTGACATGACTCCCCGGCAGCTCCTTCGCCCGCAAAACCTGCAGCTCAGAGCAGCCATGACCTCACAGTCCCCCAAGATCTTCTAGGCGCTTGGCCGCAGGTTCGAGTCCTGCCTGGAGCGTTGACGATGACCTTCCCGGTTTCCGCCCCGCAGGGCAGCGGTGCCGCTTTCGCTACGCCGCAATAGTTCCGTGATGATTGCAAGGCGTGAGCGTGGTCAGTGAGCCATGTGGTAGTCGGTGTCGAAGAGTTCCCGCTCGCGGAGATGAAGTAGGTGCTGAGTGATGAACGATCGGCCCGCCACCTTCCATAGCCCGCGCCCTTTGGTGAGTGCGGAAACGGCCTGGGTCTCGATACCGGT
Protein-coding sequences here:
- a CDS encoding pentapeptide repeat-containing protein; amino-acid sequence: MTQPVPPPAGGHDPYLGVVDVIPWRDELACGVVEGCSGRSLVVWDAASRTWQSVRVGGADVTACLQHAGPEERASYLGSLAPGVPLDLRRTILGTEVLEAISECLEGRYGSVGFEEATFSGDAGFNGATFSGDAWFEGATFSGEAGFGGATFSGDAWFKEATFSGTPWFSKAMFSADAWFEGATFPETPWFSKATFSGGAWFEGATFPKGAWFGGARFLGDAEFEGATFSGVASFDRANFQERWHTSKFSCHRLLSLKGARFDGPVDVHVEAGRVDCSGARWEHSVTLRLNGEYVVNLAELVAGRRGATRLKLGNMVRNVDYPFLVLAPDEFFGSPEAGSEGRAVAVEELSGTDTTRMVLTNVDVSRTRFVDAMNLDLIRLEGRCRYLRTPCPDWGRRSRFLRHTPRSIIEAEDIWRRSRSGALGPGHGPITRPESLSPVYRYLRKSLEDTKDEPGAADFYYGEMEMRRHDATRPWAERVLLTLYWAISGYGLRASRAMSALALVMVAAFALLIMFGIPGKEPGTSTVGYVSVEAPAPRKADMELPDSCRGDEAGRRGRGEPVCRFVVTATEPVDPTVPTGPLPDRFTGERAGKSLEVVSAVSLFNADETELTGLGKVIAFTSRALGTILLGLAILAVRNRVRR